The following DNA comes from Myxococcales bacterium.
GCGGAAGGTGATGCCCGGGAAACCCGCGAGCGCGCGAGCGCCGAAGCCGTCGAGTTGAGCGAAAGTGCAATTGCCTACCGGGAGGCCAAGGTGCTCGAGGCCACCGGTGCGGCCGTGCGCTTCGAGTTGCTGTTGGCGGAGTATCAAAACGCCAAAGGGGTCACTCGACAACGGCTCTACTACGAAGCCATGGAGGATTTCATGGGCGGGGTCAACAAGATCGTAGTGGACCCCGATACTGTTCAAATGCTCCCCATGCTGTCGCTGCCCAATCCTTTTAGGCCCGCCGTAAGTGCTCCGGCTGTTGAGGGAGCACGCTAGTGGGGCGCTTCATTCTTTCAGTGCTGATCGTAGTGGCGAGCGGCGTCGGGTTGATCTGGGCCGGAGAGTATGGCTACGGGCCGATCGTGATCACCAAGGAAAATGAGTACAAGGTCATAGTCGGAATTATGGGACCCAGAGCGGAAATCACCAAGCCTGGTTGGGATCCCACCGTCTGGAAGATCCCATTCTTAGATAGGGTTCACACCTTCGACCGGCGTTTGCACTATTTGAATGCTCCGCCGGTTCGGGTCGTCATCGCCAATAACGAAAAGCTGATCATCGACTACTACGCCGTCTGGCGAATCACACATCCTCTGACCTTTTTGCGCAACTATCCAACCGGAGTGGCCGCCGCCGAGGTCCGCATCCAGGAAGCCATCAAGTCGCTGGTGGGGGCGAAGATTGGTGAGTTGAATCTTGCGCAATTGCTCGCGCGTACAGAGGTCTTGAGCACGCTCCACCAGGAGAGTACTGCGCGGCTCGAGGGCACCGGCGTCGAGGTCGTGGACGTACGTCTCAATCGCACCGAACTTCCGCCCAACGCTCTCGATGCGGCGTACGCGCAGATGCGCGAGCAACGCAACGCACTCGCCCGCGAGCATCGAGCCCAGGGTGAGCGCATGGCGCGAGAGATTCGCGCGACTGCAGATCGTCTGGCCATCACGACGTTGGCATATGCGCGCTCAGAGTCAGAGCGGATTCGTGGCGAGGGTGATGCGCGTGCGGCGAGTATCTTTGCGCGCGCGTACAAAAAAGATCCCGAGTTCTACGGTTTCGTTCGGAGCCTCGAGGCCTATCGGAAGACCCTGAGGGAGGGCACAACGATGGTGCTGTCCCCGGACCACGTCTTTCTTCGCAACCTCGAACCGGAACTGGATATCGAGGCCGGGACCCCGCCGCCGGTTTCCACCGGC
Coding sequences within:
- a CDS encoding protease modulator HflC; translation: MGRFILSVLIVVASGVGLIWAGEYGYGPIVITKENEYKVIVGIMGPRAEITKPGWDPTVWKIPFLDRVHTFDRRLHYLNAPPVRVVIANNEKLIIDYYAVWRITHPLTFLRNYPTGVAAAEVRIQEAIKSLVGAKIGELNLAQLLARTEVLSTLHQESTARLEGTGVEVVDVRLNRTELPPNALDAAYAQMREQRNALAREHRAQGERMAREIRATADRLAITTLAYARSESERIRGEGDARAASIFARAYKKDPEFYGFVRSLEAYRKTLREGTTMVLSPDHVFLRNLEPELDIEAGTPPPVSTGPPESR